The genomic DNA CTAGAAGAACCAACAAAGGAAACTTTAGTTGATTCCGTAGTTCACCTAATTAATAAAGACTACCTTAACTTAGCCACAGATTTTGTCAAACTAGGATTTCTGACTCCAGATACAGATATTCACCCGATTATCCCGGCAATGGAAGCTGTGTTAGGAGACATCATCGGTGAAAGTGTTGGTAATTTTAACTTCAAGACAATTACCGACAGTTTCTCGGAATTGATGTATGATTATCCCTTCCGAGTTCCTGCAAAGTTTGCCTTAATTATTCGCTCTCTCGTCACCGAAGAAGGCTTGGCACTAACGCTCAATCCTAATTTTAGGATAGTTGAGGTAGCTTATCCTTATGTCGCGCGGCGTTTGTTAAATGGGGAATCGCCAGCACTGCGCCGCCGCCTAATTGAGGTATTATTCAAAGACGGCAAATTTCAGTGGGGCAGGTTGGAAAATATGATTGCGATTGCACGTTCCGATCAAAATTTCGACCTCTTCCCAACAGCACAATTAGGTCTGCAATACCTGCTCTCAAATGAAGGCGCTTTCCTGCGTCGTCAAGTAGTGCTAGCTTTAATCGAAGACGATCGGCTCCATACTCAAGAAGTTAGCCGCTTGTGGGATTTAGTTAAAGAAGACCTCAAACCTGGTCGCCTGTTCAATGCTGCCTTGGGCGCTTTAGCAGAATTTTCTACAGAAGGAGCCGCAGCTCTAACTCGATTTTAAATTTGCTAATAGTTAACTGTTAACTGTTAACTGTTAACTATTAGCCATTAGCCATTACCAAAAGGAATTATTTCGTGTATAACTTTCCCGAACCGCCTATATTTTTAATGTTCGCTGGTCTGCTAGCAGGTATAGCCTCTGGAACAGCATTTGAAGCCGTTCTCAAACAAGCCGTACAGAACTGGTCGAAAAACCGTTCTACAAGTACCCTAGCGAATATACGAAGCACACAATTGGTGATTCCTTTTTTAGGAATGATTGGCGGAGTTGGAATCTTTCTATCTTCTGGTTTAGAAATTTTTGGTTTTCCTAAAACGCTCTCTTACTCTGTATCAATACCTCTGACGATATTAACTGCGTGGCTAGTTTGGTTTCAGTTAGGTAAAGTTTTGAATCAGCTAGAAAAAGGAGGATCTCAATCATTAGATTTAGATTCTTGGAGCTAATTAGTATTAGGAAAAACGTAACGCCCCATCTTCGTAGCGACTTTACTGCCAAAATAGCGGCGTTACGGATAGTTTTTCTTCCCCTTCTTCCCTCTTCCTTCTTCCCTCTTCCTTCTTCCTTCAGCACTATTCAAAGCTAATGGCTAATTGTATCGTTACAGGCGCGGCGGGTTTTATCGGTTCTCACTTAGTAGAAACCCTGTTAAATCAAGGTAAAAATGTGATCGGTGTCGATCAATTTAACGATTACTATGATTCAGCATTGAAGCGCAAAAATATTTCTAACTTTGAAAATAATCCAGCCTTTAAAATGGAGGAAGGCGATATTCTTGCTTTGAATTGGTCATCACTCTTAGAGGAAACTGAGGTAATTTACCATCAAGCGGCCCAAGCAGGTGTCCGCGCCAGTTGGGGTGAAGGTTTCCGTGCTTATACTGAGCGCAATATCAACGCTACCCAAGTCTTATTAGAAGCAGCAAAAGATGCACCAAACTTGAACAGATTTGTGTATGCTTCTTCTTCTTCTATTTATGGAAATGCTGAATCTTTTCCTACCTCTGAAACTGCTTGTCCTCAGCCAGTTTCTCCCTATGGAATTACTAAGTTAAGCGGTGAACGTTTGTGTTTTCTTTATTATAAAAACTTTGGCGTACCAGCAACAGCACTGCGTTACTTTACTGTTTATGGCCCTCGCCAGCGTCCTGATATGGCTTTTCACAAATTTTTCAAAGCTATTTTGCTTGACGAAGCGATTACAATTTATGGCGACGGACAACAAACCCGCGATTTTACTTTTGTCAGCGATTGCATAGCTGCTAATTTAGCCGCTGCAAATGTACCGGAATCTGTCGGCGAAGTATTCAATATTGGAGGTGGAAGTCGGGTAGTTTTAGCAGAAATAATTAAGACAATGGAAAAGATTGTTGGTCGTCCAATTCGTATAAGTTTTATTGAGTCAGCGATGGGAGATGCGCGACACACTAGCGCCGATGTATCGAAAGCTGAGCAAATTTTAGGATATCAACCGCAGGTTTCTTTAGTAGAGGGATTGACAAAAGAGTGGCAGTGGATTCAGTCTTTATATGCTTAAAAATTCTGGAGTTTAAATTTAAAATTGTTAAATTTTTGAATTACCCAAGCTTTGATATTTCTTTGTAACCGAACTAGGAAACTTGGGGGAGCTAGTTGGGGGCGTTTTTCCGGTGATTTTAAATAGCGATAGTGCAAAAATACATCGCGGTAAGGAATATCGACATCTTCACCTGCACAAAGTTGAGCAAACTTGGAAGCAGATATACTCATGTAGTGAAGATAGGTAAGACGGCGACCGCGATCGTATAGAATGCCATCTATTACCTCAAATTGAGAAGACCAATGACTTCCCGTTACTTCTTCTGGCTGGTGATAAGCAAAGTTATAAAAAGAGATACCACTACGGGCCACTAAATAGTTAAATAAAGGTTGATCTGTTCCCCGTAACGACATAACTTCTGCTTCACCCGCCTTTAATTTAAGCAATAAATTGCTTGAATTATCCCGATTTAAAACTCCCTTTTTAGACGCAAACCAACCTGCACAGAAAATTTGTGATTCTAGTTTTTGAATAGTAAAAATTTTAGGGAGTATTTCAGATGACAAATCAAAGACATAATTTAGATCGGATTTATATTGAAAATCATTTGCTACCCAGTCGCACTCATCAAGTTTTTGATAGATATAATTAATATCGCCCATTAAAAGAGTATCGGCATCGAAATAGATAAACTTTTCAAAAGGGCCATCAAAACAACAAAATTTGCGGTGCATTCCCAAACAGTGAACGGGTTTCCCCCCTTTTGAGCGCCAAATTTGTTGAGCTTTGTGATGAGAAGTCCAAGCTTGAGTTGCAAAGTTTTCCCAGAAACTAATTGAATCACTATTATCAAATAAGATGACATTGTTTCGAGAGGCAATTTCAGCCCGAACTTTGTCTAGTTTGTTGTCATAAGGAATGACGCAAACGGGAATATCTTTTGCTCCATTGACTTCTAAGCTGTTTAATAAGGCAACTAAATGGTCATAAACAACATCATTAGCAAGAGTATAAATGCCGTTATTCATAAATCTTTATCAGTTATAAATTTGATTCACCGTAAGGCCTCCCAGAGGGCGGCGTTACGAAAAATTTAAGAGGAGAAACGGCGGAATAGCCTTTGTATTAAAGGAGATTTTTCTTCATGTAGGTAACGGTAATGTTTCCATAATTTCCAATAAGGGCTACCTGCTTTTATGGGAATGCCGGCCCAATGGAGATATTTTAACCGTTTGCCTTTGTCATAAAGGATATAATCTTTTTCTTGAAAGTGTTTAGAACCCGCCCAACTTCCTGGCTCTTCTTCGGTAGTTTTTACAAGATTACAGCGTTTAGAAATTAGCTTGAGAATCAGGTAATTTAATATAGGCTGGTCGGTGACATTTTGGGTAAAATCAAAATACTCTTTATGCTGCGAACATTCCTTTAAAATATCATACATTTGCTGTTCTGTAATAGTTCCTTTGCGAGAACCCCAAAATCCGCTATTAAAAACATCTTGCAGTTCTTCATTAGTGAAAATATTTTGTTCTTTTACTAAGGGTGAAAAGATATTACGCAGTTTTTCACTAGCATGATGATAATCGCAGCAAAAAAAGTCTACTTCGGAGAGTTTATTTAAATTTGATGCTATGTCTTCAAAGACAATAATATCAGTATCGATATAAATAAACTCATCAAGAGGGCCAAACCAGGCGGCAAGTTTCCGCATTTTATTGGGAAGTGCTAAAAAGTTGCGGTCAAATATTTCGGCAATTTTTAGGGTAAATTGCTCGATAAATTCCAGATTAGGGAAAAGTTGAACACCGTGTAAAGTGCTTAGTGTGGCTGCTATTTTTTGATATTCTGCGTTAAAAGGTATTAGGAATATCTGGACTTCGGGATTATAGCAGCGGATGCTATTGAGAAGGGCGATCGCATTTTCCATTACTCTGTCATTTCCCACAATATAAATGCCACGAGTCATATATTTTCTCAATGAGTTAAGCGTAATTTTCCCAATATCTTTTTAAATAAACTTGGTGGTGGATTAGGGGAATAGAGCTTTGGTGGTTCAGTAAAAATAGGGCGCTTTTCTGGTTCTCTAAGATAGCGGTAATGTAGAAAAATATCGCGATAGGGAAACTCAAAATTTTCCCCCGCACACACTTTTTCAACTACCTGCGGCGGTACGCCAATATAATGAATGTAAGTCAATCGATTTTTATTGTCATACAAAATGCGATCTTGCTCTTGAAAATGCGGCGATGAAACAGTACATCCGGTTTTTTCGGCGGTAAGGCTATAAGCAAAATTATAGCTAGAAATCTGACTTTTCATCACCATATAATTTAGCAATGGCTGTTCACCTGCACCCGAATATAAAATTTCTTTCTCTCCTGCTTTCAGTTGAGTTAAAAGCCACTCGATCGTAGCGCGATCGAAAATTCCTTGCTTGCTTCCATAAAATCCCGAACAAAATATTTCTGAATCTATGCGCTTTTGATCAAAGACTTTTAAGAGTTTAGGAGACTGAAGATTATAAACTTTACTGGGGTCAAGAAATTGAAAATCATAGACAACCCAATCATGGCAATCGAGTTTATTAAAAACAGCCTCTAGGGAGTTCATTACTAGAGTATCCGCGTCCATGTAGACAAACTTTTCAAAGGGGCCGTCGAAAGCACAAAAGCGCCGATGAGCTCCATAAAGCCTGAATTTCTTGCTATTTAAACGTTCAGGTGCAGCCTCCTGCATAAATTCATCCCATCGCTGAATAGATGCGTAGTTATCGTAGAGAAAAACGTTAGAACGCTTAGCTATTTCTGCACTAATCCTAGTAGTTCGATCGTCAAAAGGATAAACGCAAACGGGAGTATTTGCACCTAAGATAACTTCAATACTATTGAGCAGAGCAACCAATTGATCGTAAACTGTATCGTTAGCTAGCGTACAAATACCATTCATAAGTATTTAGAAATTAGTGACAAAATTAGACAGCCAATTGAGCAGATTTAATTCATGAAGAATGATTTGTCTCGCTTCTGCGATCGCCTCTTTTGCTGCATACCAATAATTCGGCGTAGCAACAACTTCTTTAATAAATTCTACACCTTTATCATCCAGACTAGGCAGCCGCAGAAAACATCCTGGTGGTAACAATTTATCCGCCGCAGAACTGCCATAATAAATTGGCAAACACCATGCTAAAAGAGAATCCCAAAGTTTTTCGCTAACATACCAGTCGTTATCAGCATAATTCTCAATTGCCAAATTGTAATAGTAGGGAGCCATCGCGTGCCATTTATTGTTGACGGAGCCATTACTATTAGCAAAACTTGGTAAATTGCGACCGTAAAGGTCAAAATTTAACTTTTGGTCTTGAAGCATTTTAATAAAGTCTAACCGACGGCGGTGGTTTGTTGTACGGCTAATGCCTGAAGTAATCCAAGAACAGAGTTTCGTTTTTGCTGGGGGCGGCATTTCATTTAATTCTCTAAAGGAATTTGGATGATACCATATCGCCGGCATATAACCTGGTGTAGGAGCAAAATCATCAGGGCCCGAAACATAACCGCAATAGTTTTTGGCTTGTTCATAGTTAGCTTTTGTAATATGAACAATTTCTTCTAAGGGTGGTTCGCGAATTAAGTAAATAATGCGTTCTTTGGGCACTCCCCGCAATGTTGTTTCTATGTTAGGTTCAGGAGGCTGCTTTCGCTGCCGTAATTGTTGTAACCATGACGTTTTTTTTACTTGCTTGGGGAAATCAAATTGATACATTAATAAAAAGTCTGGCTGTGGGGAATTAGCTAGCATTTGAATATT from Kamptonema formosum PCC 6407 includes the following:
- a CDS encoding NAD-dependent epimerase/dehydratase family protein; protein product: MANCIVTGAAGFIGSHLVETLLNQGKNVIGVDQFNDYYDSALKRKNISNFENNPAFKMEEGDILALNWSSLLEETEVIYHQAAQAGVRASWGEGFRAYTERNINATQVLLEAAKDAPNLNRFVYASSSSIYGNAESFPTSETACPQPVSPYGITKLSGERLCFLYYKNFGVPATALRYFTVYGPRQRPDMAFHKFFKAILLDEAITIYGDGQQTRDFTFVSDCIAANLAAANVPESVGEVFNIGGGSRVVLAEIIKTMEKIVGRPIRISFIESAMGDARHTSADVSKAEQILGYQPQVSLVEGLTKEWQWIQSLYA
- a CDS encoding Npun_R2821/Npun_R2822 family protein; protein product: MNNGIYTLANDVVYDHLVALLNSLEVNGAKDIPVCVIPYDNKLDKVRAEIASRNNVILFDNSDSISFWENFATQAWTSHHKAQQIWRSKGGKPVHCLGMHRKFCCFDGPFEKFIYFDADTLLMGDINYIYQKLDECDWVANDFQYKSDLNYVFDLSSEILPKIFTIQKLESQIFCAGWFASKKGVLNRDNSSNLLLKLKAGEAEVMSLRGTDQPLFNYLVARSGISFYNFAYHQPEEVTGSHWSSQFEVIDGILYDRGRRLTYLHYMSISASKFAQLCAGEDVDIPYRDVFLHYRYLKSPEKRPQLAPPSFLVRLQRNIKAWVIQKFNNFKFKLQNF
- a CDS encoding Npun_R2821/Npun_R2822 family protein, giving the protein MTRGIYIVGNDRVMENAIALLNSIRCYNPEVQIFLIPFNAEYQKIAATLSTLHGVQLFPNLEFIEQFTLKIAEIFDRNFLALPNKMRKLAAWFGPLDEFIYIDTDIIVFEDIASNLNKLSEVDFFCCDYHHASEKLRNIFSPLVKEQNIFTNEELQDVFNSGFWGSRKGTITEQQMYDILKECSQHKEYFDFTQNVTDQPILNYLILKLISKRCNLVKTTEEEPGSWAGSKHFQEKDYILYDKGKRLKYLHWAGIPIKAGSPYWKLWKHYRYLHEEKSPLIQRLFRRFSS
- a CDS encoding Npun_R2821/Npun_R2822 family protein — its product is MNGICTLANDTVYDQLVALLNSIEVILGANTPVCVYPFDDRTTRISAEIAKRSNVFLYDNYASIQRWDEFMQEAAPERLNSKKFRLYGAHRRFCAFDGPFEKFVYMDADTLVMNSLEAVFNKLDCHDWVVYDFQFLDPSKVYNLQSPKLLKVFDQKRIDSEIFCSGFYGSKQGIFDRATIEWLLTQLKAGEKEILYSGAGEQPLLNYMVMKSQISSYNFAYSLTAEKTGCTVSSPHFQEQDRILYDNKNRLTYIHYIGVPPQVVEKVCAGENFEFPYRDIFLHYRYLREPEKRPIFTEPPKLYSPNPPPSLFKKILGKLRLTH
- a CDS encoding glycosyltransferase family 10 domain-containing protein: MNQKNIGMIASYPGLNQSDWLWQQTPQNFGKWGNIQMLANSPQPDFLLMYQFDFPKQVKKTSWLQQLRQRKQPPEPNIETTLRGVPKERIIYLIREPPLEEIVHITKANYEQAKNYCGYVSGPDDFAPTPGYMPAIWYHPNSFRELNEMPPPAKTKLCSWITSGISRTTNHRRRLDFIKMLQDQKLNFDLYGRNLPSFANSNGSVNNKWHAMAPYYYNLAIENYADNDWYVSEKLWDSLLAWCLPIYYGSSAADKLLPPGCFLRLPSLDDKGVEFIKEVVATPNYWYAAKEAIAEARQIILHELNLLNWLSNFVTNF